The following nucleotide sequence is from Kiritimatiella glycovorans.
CCGCGCTCCGAGGCCATCAGCGCGGTCAGGTCCACGGGGAAGCCGTAGGTGTCGTACAGCTTGAAGGCCTCCTCGCCGGGAAAATCTTTAAACCCTTCCCGCTCAAGCTTTAATGCCGTATCCTCGAACAGCGCGATTCCGCGGTCGAGTGTTTTGAGGAAGCTTTCCTCCTCGGCCTTGAGGGCGCGGAGGACGGCTTTTCTGTTTTCCCTGATTTCGGGGAAGATTTTGGCGAACTGCGATTCGACCACCGGGAAGAGTTCGCCGAGGAACGGGCGGTCGAAGCCCAGAGTACGCCCGTAGCGCACGGCGCGACGCAGCAGGCGACGCAGCACGTAGCCCCGGCCGTCGTTCGAGGGAAGCACACCGTCGGCAATCGCTACCGAAAGGGTGCGCACATGGTCGGCCGCCACCCGCATCGCCACGGCGTGTTCGCCCTCGTAGTCCTTGCCCGAGAGCGATTTAAGTTTTTCAATCAGCGGGGCGAAGATGTCGGTGTCGTAATTCGAACTCTTTCCCTGTAGTACGGCGGTGATGCGTTCGAAGCCCATGCCCGTATCGATGTGTTTCACGGCGAGGTCTTCGAGCGTTCCGTCGGCGCGGCGGTTGTGCTGGATGAAGACCAGGTTCCAGATCTCGATCACGTCCGGGCGTCCGGCGTTGACCGCCTCCGCGGGCGCGTCGCCGCCGGGCGTGGCGTCGTAGTGGATCTCGGAGCACGGTCCGCACGGCCCGGTTTCGCCCATCTCCCAGAAGTTGTCCTTTTCATCGAAGCGCAGGATGTGCGCCGGGTCGAGGTCCGTCAGCTCCTCCCACAGCGCCGCCGCCTCGTCGTCGCTGCGGAACACCGTGGCCCACAGCCGGTTTTTGTCCAGGCCCCAGACCTCCGTAAGCAGCTCCCAGGCCCACTGGATCGCTTCGCGCTTGTAGTAGTCGCCGAACGACCAGTTGCCGAGCATTTCGAAGAACGTGTGGTGGTAGGTGTCGCGGCCGACCTCTTCCAGGTCATTGTGTTTCCCGCTGACGCGGATGCACTTCTGCGTATCGGCTACGCGCGTGTCCTTCGTTTCACGCTGGCCCAGAAAGAGGTCCTTGAAGGGGTTCATTCCGGCATTGACGAAGAGCAGCGTGGGATCGGTGGGCAGCACCACGGGGGCGCTGGGCACGATCGCATGGCCCTTTTCGCGGAAGAAATCGAAAAAAGAGGCCCGAATTTCGGCGGAGGTCATCATGATAATCTATCCGGTTTTCGTTCCCTGAAAAACGTTCCTTCAGCGCGGTGTTCTGAAGCGGGCGTTGCGCGGACGCACCGCAGGCGCCCATGATTGCGGATCTCGGGTTTCATGCAAGGAAGAAGCTCGATCGTGGATTTTTATGGAAGCTTTCCCGGAAAAGGAGGGATGCGGGAGATCGGGGGGAGTGACTGCGTAAAAAACGCTATCGCGGGGAGAGAATGGGATTCACCATGAAGGACATGAAGAGCATGAAAGTTGCTAGAGGGGGTGGGAGAGCCACCTGAGTTCAACATGGGGACACCCGGGGGAATATCGTACTCGTACTCGTGCTCGAATTCCTTGAATCGGGAAATGGGATCGCGCCTTCGGCGCTCCGAGTACGCGTACGAGTACGGGTACGAATTATGTTCACCCTCCTCAACCAACCTTCATGTCCTTCATGTGAAGGTAGGGACGGACCTCCGGGCCGTCCGCAAAACCGGCGCGCTCGGAGATCGCGCCCTACCGAAGAGGTGCAAGCCGAACCCATGCGTGAGGGTAGGGGCGGACCTGCGGGCCTGCTACGAACGTAAGAGAGACCACGGATGGGGTCTCGAATTCCGAATCGAAGTCCACATCGGGATTCACAGACATGATTCGTACTCCTACTCGTACTCGTACGCGCACTCGGAGCGCCGGAGGCGCGTTTTTTCCAGTTCAAGAAATCGAGTACGAGTACCGCTTCGTTGAGTACGTTTACGAGCACGATGTGACGGGAGCGGATTTCCGGTCCAGCCACTCAACAGGATCATAGAGCGGCCCGGCTCCAAAATCCGTTTTAATCCGCACCGTCTGCGGCAAGTCAATCCAGCCGACCGTTCGGCGCCCGGATCGGGCTGCCGGGCGAAAAAATTCTTCCCGTGCTTGTCGCGCGGAGATCGTCGATTATACTGCCGCGAAAGAGGAGGGCGCATATGGGTACCGTGAACCGGTTGCTGGATTCCAAAGGAAGGGACGTGCTGTCGGTAAGTGCCGACACGCCGGTATACGACGCACTGAAAGAGATGGAAGACCGCGCGATGGGGTCGTCGCTGATCCTTGAGGACGGCAAGCTCGTAGGGATCATCACCGAGCGCGACTGTACGCGCAAGGTCGTGCTGGAGGACAAGGACATCCACCAGATGAAGGTCCGCGACATCATGAGC
It contains:
- a CDS encoding CBS domain-containing protein translates to MGTVNRLLDSKGRDVLSVSADTPVYDALKEMEDRAMGSSLILEDGKLVGIITERDCTRKVVLEDKDIHQMKVRDIMSTDLATILPDESLEECMRLITANRIRHLPVVDENGEVGGVVSIGDVVKYLVTEKEFVIKNLENYITGTGM